One genomic window of Polyangium aurulentum includes the following:
- a CDS encoding Hsp70 family protein — MRRIVGIDLGTTHTVVAWADPAGSSPPRIFPIPQLVSASEVEALDLLPSFLYAPIAGEALPDPLGDAPWVIGAHARRRGGEVPGRLVASSKSWLAHAAVDRTAAILPWGAPEDAEDLPRVSPVDAGARILAHVRRAWNEAFLAHPLEEQEVILTVPASFDEDARELTVEAARRAGLSVRLLEEPQAAFYDYLGRAAEGELDALCRRSGGEALVLVCDVGGGTTDLSLIRVRPGMNGASPEVERVAVGRHLLLGGDNMDLALAHLCEARLVTPPDRLPPGRFGQLVLACRAAKERLLGDDPPDEVPVTVLGAGARLIGGALTTRLSREEAERVVLDGFLPPAGREDRPRRGGSALVAFGLPYERDVAITRHVAHFFARHAPGATAPGALLLNGGVFRAKRIVEKLAEAIARWGGVSPDILPHTDPDLAVARGAVAYGLSLLGRGVRIAGGAPRGYYVGLGARAGEARTAVCVVPRGAREGARYEAVGRTFSLTVGRPVRFDLFTSDEANDAPGAVVTVDRERFGALPPLATAFDPGTKPGEVLVSLAGELSAIGTLDLACVEANAESPRRFRLAFQLREPVAAEPEEAAPSSRKARPGSIAGAGRGRRLEEAREAIERVYGKGRSDVAPRAVKDLVRELERILGDRAAWTAELNRALYDVLWAHHKGRRRSADHERVFWQLAGYCLRPGFGHPLDTERAAGLFSLFHERIAFAQESRTWQHFWIAWRRVAGGLDEAAQLALREVIDPFLAPAEKRMKKPKGVRAEPIADVVDLGSSLERVPPGRRSELGSWLLERTWTERDPRIWAAIGRLGARVPAYASAHHVVSPSVAERWLDHLLREKWNEMPSAQRAAMEMARVTGDRARDVSERVRKDVERRLAATGAREEWLRAVREYVPVEESDRAAFFGEGLPVGIRLVE, encoded by the coding sequence TTGCGTCGCATCGTCGGAATCGATCTCGGCACGACGCACACCGTGGTCGCGTGGGCCGACCCCGCGGGCTCGTCCCCGCCGCGGATCTTCCCCATTCCGCAGCTCGTGAGCGCGAGCGAAGTCGAAGCGCTCGATCTGCTCCCGTCGTTTCTCTATGCGCCGATCGCGGGCGAAGCGCTCCCCGATCCGCTGGGAGACGCGCCGTGGGTGATTGGCGCCCACGCGCGGCGGCGCGGCGGCGAGGTGCCGGGGAGGCTCGTTGCCTCGTCGAAGAGCTGGCTCGCGCACGCGGCCGTCGACAGGACCGCGGCCATCTTGCCCTGGGGCGCGCCCGAGGACGCGGAGGATCTGCCGCGCGTCTCGCCCGTGGACGCGGGGGCGCGCATTCTCGCGCACGTGCGGCGCGCGTGGAACGAGGCCTTTCTCGCCCACCCGCTGGAGGAGCAGGAGGTCATTCTCACGGTCCCCGCATCCTTCGACGAGGACGCGCGCGAGCTGACCGTGGAGGCTGCGCGGCGCGCGGGTTTGTCCGTGCGCCTGCTCGAGGAGCCCCAGGCGGCGTTTTACGATTACCTCGGCCGCGCAGCGGAGGGCGAGCTCGACGCGCTCTGCAGACGAAGCGGCGGCGAGGCGCTCGTGCTCGTCTGCGACGTCGGCGGCGGGACCACCGACCTGTCCTTGATCCGGGTTCGTCCGGGCATGAATGGCGCATCGCCCGAGGTCGAGCGCGTGGCCGTGGGCAGGCATCTGTTGCTCGGCGGCGACAACATGGATCTCGCGCTCGCGCACCTTTGCGAGGCGCGCCTGGTCACGCCGCCGGATCGCCTTCCGCCCGGCAGATTCGGCCAGCTCGTGCTCGCCTGCCGGGCGGCGAAGGAGCGGCTGCTCGGCGACGATCCGCCGGACGAGGTGCCCGTCACCGTGCTCGGCGCGGGCGCGCGCTTGATTGGCGGAGCGCTCACGACGCGTCTATCGCGCGAGGAGGCCGAGCGCGTGGTGCTCGACGGCTTCTTGCCCCCGGCCGGGCGCGAAGATCGGCCTCGGCGTGGCGGCAGCGCGCTCGTCGCGTTCGGCTTGCCCTACGAGCGCGATGTCGCCATCACCAGGCACGTCGCCCACTTCTTCGCGCGTCACGCCCCTGGTGCGACGGCGCCGGGCGCGCTGCTCCTGAACGGCGGGGTTTTTCGTGCCAAGCGCATCGTGGAGAAGCTCGCCGAGGCCATCGCGCGCTGGGGCGGGGTTTCTCCGGACATCCTGCCGCATACGGACCCGGATCTCGCCGTGGCGCGGGGCGCGGTGGCGTACGGGCTGTCGCTGCTCGGGCGCGGGGTGCGCATCGCGGGCGGGGCGCCGCGCGGGTATTACGTGGGGCTCGGGGCTCGCGCGGGCGAGGCGCGGACGGCGGTTTGCGTGGTGCCGCGCGGCGCGCGCGAGGGAGCGCGCTACGAGGCCGTGGGCCGCACCTTCTCGCTCACCGTGGGCCGGCCCGTGCGCTTCGATCTATTCACCTCGGACGAGGCCAATGACGCGCCAGGCGCCGTGGTGACGGTGGACCGCGAGCGCTTCGGCGCATTGCCGCCGCTCGCGACGGCATTCGATCCTGGGACCAAGCCCGGTGAGGTGCTGGTTTCGCTCGCGGGCGAGCTGAGCGCGATCGGGACGCTCGATCTCGCCTGCGTGGAGGCGAACGCCGAATCGCCGCGGCGCTTCCGGCTCGCGTTCCAGCTCCGCGAGCCGGTCGCGGCGGAGCCCGAGGAAGCGGCGCCTTCGAGCCGAAAAGCGCGGCCCGGCTCCATTGCAGGGGCGGGGCGAGGGCGGCGACTGGAGGAGGCGCGCGAGGCCATCGAGCGCGTGTACGGGAAGGGCCGGAGCGACGTCGCGCCGCGCGCGGTGAAGGATCTCGTGCGCGAACTCGAGCGGATCCTCGGCGATCGCGCGGCGTGGACGGCCGAGCTCAATCGCGCCCTTTACGACGTGCTCTGGGCGCATCACAAGGGCCGGCGGCGCTCGGCGGATCACGAGCGCGTCTTCTGGCAGCTCGCGGGGTATTGCCTTCGCCCGGGGTTCGGCCACCCGCTCGATACCGAGCGGGCCGCGGGGCTCTTCTCTCTGTTCCATGAGCGAATCGCCTTCGCGCAGGAGTCGCGGACCTGGCAGCATTTCTGGATCGCCTGGCGGCGCGTCGCGGGCGGGCTCGACGAGGCGGCCCAGCTCGCGCTCCGCGAGGTGATCGACCCCTTCCTCGCGCCCGCGGAGAAGCGAATGAAAAAGCCGAAGGGGGTGCGCGCGGAGCCCATTGCGGACGTCGTGGACCTCGGCTCCTCGCTCGAGCGCGTGCCGCCCGGGCGGCGCAGCGAGCTCGGCTCGTGGCTGCTCGAGCGGACGTGGACGGAGCGCGATCCGCGCATCTGGGCGGCCATTGGAAGGCTCGGCGCGCGGGTGCCGGCGTATGCGAGCGCGCACCACGTCGTGTCCCCGAGCGTGGCCGAGCGGTGGCTCGATCACCTCTTGCGCGAGAAATGGAACGAGATGCCCTCGGCGCAGCGAGCGGCGATGGAGATGGCGCGCGTGACCGGGGATCGAGCTCGCGACGTGTCCGAGCGCGTGCGCAAGGACGTCGAGCGCAGGCTCGCGGCGACGGGCGCGCGGGAGGAGTGGCTCCGCGCGGTGCGTGAATACGTTCCGGTGGAGGAGTCGGACCGGGCGGCGTTCTTCGGCGAGGGATTGCCTGTGGGGATCAGGCTCGTGGAGTAG
- a CDS encoding Hsp70 family protein, with protein sequence MSARYVVGIDLGTTHSALAYAELEAEGSRPEVMPIPQLVARGTLEDRTLLPSFYYAAHESEGAQPLPWDAERTFVVGEYARARGVDAPLRLVSSAKSWLSHGGVDRRAAILPQGSPEDVEKISPVEASWRYLEHLAEAWSARHGADGDLSLGNQEVILTVPASFDAAARDLTVEAAGLAGFEDLTLLEEPQAALYAWIDAAGDEWRKHIQPGDVILVVDVGGGTTDFSAIAALEQDGALALTRVAVGDHILLGGDNMDLALAHVARQKLIAEGKELDRWQMIALTHAARVAKERLLSDASIASMPVVVPSRGAKLLGGALRTELTREEITRTLVDGFFPVVAASARPVARPRAGLTQLGLPYASDAAVTRHLAAFLGRHAGALDHVAGFPQKGGPKGALLRPTVLLFNGGVMKGKALSERVVSTLNAWLEADGAPPVRVLPSEDLDLAVARGAAAYGKVRHGKGLRIRGGTARAYYVGIESAVPAVPGVEPPISALCVAPFGMEEGTEAALPPQELGVVVGEPVQFRFFGSSVRRDDQAGTELESWREGELEELAPIEVTLPAEGRRDGDVVPVRLKAQVTEVGTLLLEAVPIAPLKQNERWKVELGVRSPAGETVLEG encoded by the coding sequence TTGAGCGCGCGTTACGTCGTCGGTATCGATCTCGGCACCACCCACTCGGCCCTCGCCTACGCCGAGCTCGAAGCGGAGGGCAGCCGCCCCGAGGTGATGCCCATCCCCCAGCTCGTCGCGCGCGGCACGCTCGAGGACCGCACGCTCTTGCCGTCGTTCTATTACGCCGCCCACGAGAGCGAGGGCGCGCAGCCGCTGCCCTGGGACGCCGAGCGCACGTTCGTCGTCGGCGAATATGCCCGCGCCCGCGGCGTCGACGCGCCCCTGCGGCTCGTGTCGAGCGCCAAGAGCTGGCTATCGCACGGCGGCGTCGATCGCAGGGCCGCGATCTTGCCGCAGGGATCGCCCGAGGACGTCGAGAAGATCTCGCCCGTCGAGGCGTCGTGGCGATACCTCGAGCACCTCGCCGAGGCGTGGAGCGCGCGGCACGGCGCGGACGGCGATCTGTCGCTCGGAAACCAGGAGGTCATTCTCACCGTCCCCGCCTCGTTCGACGCGGCGGCGCGCGATCTCACGGTCGAGGCCGCCGGGCTCGCGGGCTTCGAGGATCTCACCCTGCTCGAGGAGCCGCAGGCCGCGCTCTACGCGTGGATCGACGCCGCGGGCGACGAATGGCGAAAGCACATCCAGCCGGGCGACGTGATCCTCGTGGTCGACGTGGGCGGCGGGACCACGGACTTTTCGGCGATCGCCGCGCTCGAGCAGGACGGCGCGCTCGCGCTCACGCGCGTGGCCGTGGGCGATCACATCCTGCTCGGCGGCGACAACATGGATCTCGCGCTCGCGCACGTCGCGCGGCAAAAGCTCATCGCCGAGGGCAAGGAGCTCGATCGCTGGCAGATGATCGCGCTCACGCACGCCGCACGCGTGGCCAAGGAGCGGCTCTTGTCGGACGCCTCGATCGCGTCGATGCCCGTCGTCGTGCCGAGCCGCGGGGCCAAGCTCCTCGGCGGCGCGCTGCGCACCGAGCTCACCCGCGAGGAGATCACGCGAACGCTCGTCGACGGTTTTTTCCCGGTCGTCGCAGCCTCCGCGCGCCCGGTCGCGCGCCCCCGCGCGGGCCTCACGCAGCTCGGTTTGCCCTATGCGTCCGACGCCGCCGTCACGCGCCACCTCGCGGCCTTCCTCGGCAGGCACGCGGGCGCGCTCGATCACGTGGCGGGTTTTCCGCAAAAGGGCGGCCCCAAAGGCGCGCTCCTGCGCCCCACGGTGCTGCTCTTCAACGGCGGCGTCATGAAGGGCAAGGCCCTGTCCGAGCGCGTGGTCTCCACGCTCAATGCGTGGCTCGAGGCCGACGGCGCGCCGCCCGTGCGCGTCTTGCCGAGCGAGGATCTCGATCTCGCCGTCGCGCGCGGCGCGGCCGCCTACGGCAAGGTTCGTCATGGCAAAGGCCTTCGCATCCGCGGCGGAACGGCGCGCGCATACTACGTGGGCATCGAGAGCGCCGTTCCCGCCGTGCCGGGCGTCGAGCCGCCGATCAGCGCGCTCTGCGTCGCGCCCTTCGGCATGGAAGAGGGCACCGAGGCGGCATTGCCTCCGCAAGAGCTCGGCGTCGTCGTCGGCGAGCCCGTGCAGTTCCGCTTCTTCGGCTCGTCGGTTCGTCGCGACGACCAGGCCGGGACCGAGCTGGAATCGTGGCGCGAGGGCGAGCTCGAGGAGCTGGCGCCCATCGAGGTGACGCTTCCGGCCGAGGGCCGTCGCGACGGCGACGTGGTGCCTGTGCGGCTCAAGGCGCAGGTGACCGAGGTGGGCACGCTCCTGCTCGAGGCGGTGCCGATCGCGCCGCTGAAGCAAAACGAGCGCTGGAAGGTCGAGCTCGGCGTGCGCTCGCCCGCCGGGGAGACCGTCTTGGAGGGCTAG
- a CDS encoding DUF2760 domain-containing protein: MSDDAPLPLATRLWFAWVCLVRVLFDGAFAAQAYREHAKDRRGLPPPPEPARLPEKAPEKPAPAPKPAAEAPPDTTSALQLLALLQREGRLVDFLEQDIATFSDADIGAAVRVVHEGCRKALHDHAKIAPVRAEEEGAKVTLEAGFSPAEVKLTGNVQGKPPYRGTVQHRGWKAVGLHLPTPTKGHDPEIIAPAEVEL, translated from the coding sequence GTGTCCGACGACGCCCCTCTCCCTCTCGCCACCCGGCTGTGGTTCGCCTGGGTCTGCCTCGTCCGGGTCCTGTTCGACGGCGCGTTCGCGGCCCAAGCCTACCGCGAGCACGCCAAGGACCGCCGCGGCCTGCCCCCGCCGCCCGAGCCCGCACGCCTGCCGGAGAAGGCCCCCGAGAAGCCCGCGCCTGCGCCGAAGCCCGCGGCCGAGGCTCCGCCCGACACCACCTCCGCCCTCCAGCTCCTCGCCCTGCTCCAGCGCGAGGGGCGGCTCGTCGACTTCCTCGAGCAGGACATCGCCACCTTCAGCGACGCCGACATCGGCGCCGCGGTCCGCGTCGTCCACGAGGGCTGCCGCAAAGCCCTGCACGACCACGCCAAGATCGCCCCCGTGCGCGCCGAGGAAGAGGGCGCCAAAGTGACGCTCGAGGCCGGCTTCTCGCCCGCCGAGGTCAAGCTCACGGGCAATGTCCAAGGCAAACCCCCCTACCGCGGCACCGTGCAGCACCGCGGGTGGAAGGCCGTGGGGTTGCACCTGCCCACGCCCACGAAAGGGCACGATCCGGAGATCATCGCACCCGCGGAGGTGGAGCTTTGA
- a CDS encoding Fur family transcriptional regulator, with the protein MARSTENHSIDDLRSLVRGKGLRATAPRLAVLRSLFACKTPISHGDLAEQLAPEGWDRATIYRNLIDLTEAGLVRRTDIGDHVWRFELRGEESQHDGAEHPHFMCNTCGEVTCLPDEIVEVKATRGIPRSLRKKDVEIQIRGRCDRCA; encoded by the coding sequence ATGGCGCGCTCCACGGAAAACCACTCCATCGACGACCTGCGCTCGCTGGTGCGCGGCAAGGGGCTGCGGGCGACGGCCCCGCGCCTGGCCGTCCTGCGGAGCCTGTTCGCGTGCAAGACCCCGATCAGCCACGGGGACCTCGCCGAGCAGCTCGCGCCCGAGGGGTGGGACCGCGCGACCATTTACCGCAACCTGATCGACCTCACCGAAGCCGGCCTCGTCCGTCGCACCGACATCGGCGACCACGTCTGGCGCTTCGAGCTGCGCGGCGAGGAGAGCCAGCACGACGGCGCCGAGCACCCGCACTTCATGTGCAATACCTGCGGCGAGGTCACCTGCCTGCCCGACGAGATCGTCGAGGTGAAGGCGACCCGCGGGATCCCCCGCTCGCTCCGGAAGAAGGACGTCGAGATCCAGATTCGCGGCAGGTGCGATCGGTGCGCGTGA
- a CDS encoding DUF4139 domain-containing protein has protein sequence MKKLSLLPVSLLLLMGCSHGTTFVRSDTTLGRVVVYRNGVAYFERYAEIDDDKLRLSVPGDKIDDFLKSLTVIDATTGKPAPIAYPTSGSAFAEQAQSQAQSQDGSPYQSGLVNMEIQLQGPRPHKLLLSYVTEAPSWKPSYRVVLAKDGKVKLEGWAIVDNTSGEDWKGVKLGVGSSSAMSFRFDLRSVRMVQRETLQSNDLFAQAPPMGGASYGNAPVPPGGRRVLVEIDDAKLVVATRSEPKQEETKKRSFQSVTRTAPTAGGTRASRTPVPAETGNMQFDPQIPAQEPKEDAAGLGRLAGALRNSRNQVVVEGYADKGDADKYKASLERANRAREQLIRGGLDPSQVVAVGNGEQAGRQGGVRIVEAPAEEGQGQFKNTGALAPEAPASTEPIGTSHFESQTPMTVPRLTSAMVSILSTDTEGEFVYFYDAESPRGNTTFPFRAVRLKNPTDSVLESGPVTVFGEGRFIGEGMSEPIPARSFAFVPFALDRQVVVERKEEAKDAIARILTVQRGVFSTEVKHTRKTTLTLTNRLQDKATVYVRHSVAAGYKLAKAPKSQERIGESYLFRVDLPPSAKVDVEIEEDTPLFRSTDIRSDVGMEMVRVYLSSAAVDGRLKESVGKLLDLQKEMGNLEQRMTTMREQMDEYRQRMDELHAQIVTLKAVKSGGPLMQSLEKKMSEVSDRLSRATIDLVALQEKMMVARIRFQDGVAELSLDKDEPAPATPPRPQPPVTPTVTASAATKG, from the coding sequence ATGAAGAAGCTCTCTTTGCTGCCTGTTTCGCTCTTGTTGCTCATGGGATGCAGCCACGGCACGACCTTCGTGCGCTCCGACACGACGCTCGGGCGCGTGGTCGTCTACCGCAACGGCGTCGCGTACTTCGAGCGGTACGCCGAGATCGACGACGACAAGCTCCGGCTCTCGGTCCCGGGCGACAAGATCGACGACTTCCTCAAGTCCCTCACCGTCATCGACGCGACCACGGGCAAGCCCGCCCCGATCGCGTACCCCACCTCGGGCTCGGCCTTCGCCGAGCAGGCGCAGTCGCAGGCGCAGTCGCAGGACGGGAGCCCGTACCAGAGCGGCCTCGTCAACATGGAGATCCAGCTCCAGGGGCCGCGCCCGCACAAGCTCTTGCTCTCGTACGTGACCGAGGCGCCCTCGTGGAAGCCGAGCTACCGCGTGGTGCTCGCCAAGGACGGCAAGGTCAAGCTCGAGGGCTGGGCGATCGTCGACAACACCTCGGGCGAGGACTGGAAGGGCGTCAAGCTCGGCGTGGGATCCAGCTCGGCGATGTCGTTCCGCTTCGACCTGCGCTCGGTGCGCATGGTGCAGCGAGAAACTTTGCAGTCCAACGATCTATTCGCGCAGGCGCCGCCGATGGGAGGCGCGAGCTACGGCAACGCGCCCGTGCCCCCGGGCGGCAGGCGCGTGCTCGTCGAGATCGATGACGCCAAGCTCGTCGTTGCGACGCGCAGCGAGCCGAAGCAGGAGGAGACGAAGAAGCGGTCCTTCCAGTCCGTGACCCGGACCGCCCCGACCGCCGGAGGCACACGCGCGTCCCGGACCCCCGTCCCGGCCGAGACGGGCAACATGCAGTTCGATCCCCAGATCCCCGCGCAAGAGCCCAAGGAAGACGCGGCGGGGCTCGGGCGGCTCGCGGGCGCGCTCCGCAACTCGCGCAACCAGGTCGTGGTCGAGGGCTACGCGGACAAGGGCGACGCCGACAAGTACAAGGCCTCGCTCGAGCGTGCGAACAGGGCGCGCGAGCAGCTCATCCGCGGCGGGCTCGATCCGTCGCAGGTCGTGGCCGTGGGCAATGGCGAGCAGGCGGGGCGCCAGGGCGGCGTGCGCATCGTCGAGGCGCCGGCCGAGGAGGGGCAGGGGCAGTTCAAGAACACCGGCGCGCTCGCGCCCGAGGCGCCTGCTTCGACCGAGCCCATCGGCACCTCGCACTTCGAGTCGCAGACGCCGATGACGGTGCCGCGGTTGACCTCGGCGATGGTGTCGATCCTGAGCACGGACACCGAGGGCGAGTTCGTCTACTTCTACGACGCGGAGAGCCCGCGCGGAAACACGACATTCCCGTTCCGCGCGGTGCGGCTCAAGAACCCGACCGACTCGGTGCTCGAGAGCGGGCCCGTGACGGTGTTCGGCGAGGGCCGGTTCATCGGCGAGGGCATGAGCGAGCCCATCCCGGCGCGCTCGTTCGCGTTCGTTCCCTTCGCGCTCGACCGGCAGGTGGTGGTCGAGCGCAAGGAGGAGGCGAAGGACGCGATCGCGCGCATCCTGACCGTGCAGCGCGGCGTGTTCTCGACCGAGGTGAAGCACACGCGCAAGACGACGCTCACGCTGACCAATCGCCTGCAAGACAAGGCCACGGTCTACGTGCGGCACTCGGTGGCGGCGGGCTACAAGCTCGCGAAGGCGCCGAAGTCGCAGGAGCGCATCGGCGAGTCGTATCTGTTCCGCGTCGACCTGCCGCCCAGCGCCAAGGTGGACGTCGAGATCGAGGAGGATACGCCGCTCTTCCGCAGCACCGACATCCGCTCGGACGTGGGGATGGAGATGGTGCGCGTCTACCTCTCCTCGGCCGCCGTCGACGGCAGGCTGAAGGAGTCGGTGGGCAAGCTGCTCGATCTGCAGAAGGAGATGGGCAACCTCGAGCAGCGCATGACGACGATGCGCGAGCAGATGGACGAGTATCGCCAGCGCATGGACGAGCTGCACGCGCAGATCGTGACGCTGAAGGCGGTGAAGAGCGGCGGGCCGCTGATGCAAAGCCTCGAGAAGAAGATGTCGGAGGTGAGCGACCGGCTCTCGAGGGCCACGATTGACCTCGTCGCCTTGCAGGAGAAGATGATGGTCGCGCGGATCCGCTTCCAGGACGGCGTGGCCGAGCTTTCGCTCGACAAGGACGAGCCCGCGCCCGCGACGCCTCCCCGCCCGCAGCCGCCGGTCACGCCCACCGTGACCGCGTCCGCCGCGACGAAGGGCTAG
- a CDS encoding DUF898 family protein encodes MNPSGFGGGGGGYPPGGGYPPGGGYPPGGGMPPPGGGGGGGGGWGPPGGGAPPPAGGGGGWGPPPGGAPPGGGGGWGQPPGGGGYGPPPGGGGYGPPPGGGGYGAPPGGGGYGAPPGGGGYGAPPPMGMMPAGQAALGTRVQFNGDGGNLFKTYLLYGVAPLLGAYVVAGIPLGLGIALVDSIGGGAVVFMLIGALILMAALVITPSLFMHKFEEFYYEAMVIDGQRVQYVGKLGEFMKVQFVNRLLIGLTFGIYTPWAMVKTKKFLCENTLVNGQPGRLTFDGDPSALLGTYLVGSILLTCTLGIYGPWFANNLFAFMWDNTKLDGRPFRFQKDPGGFFGTYLLAMILSNVTCGIYLPWGICNILKWEAERVT; translated from the coding sequence ATGAATCCGAGCGGTTTTGGGGGTGGCGGCGGCGGGTATCCGCCCGGTGGTGGGTATCCTCCCGGCGGCGGGTATCCGCCTGGCGGCGGCATGCCTCCTCCTGGTGGCGGTGGCGGTGGCGGTGGCGGCTGGGGGCCTCCGGGCGGCGGAGCTCCTCCTCCCGCGGGCGGTGGCGGCGGCTGGGGACCGCCTCCGGGGGGCGCGCCTCCGGGCGGCGGCGGCGGCTGGGGCCAGCCTCCGGGCGGCGGCGGTTATGGGCCTCCTCCTGGCGGCGGTGGTTATGGGCCTCCTCCTGGCGGCGGCGGTTATGGGGCGCCTCCTGGCGGCGGTGGTTATGGGGCGCCTCCGGGCGGCGGCGGTTATGGCGCGCCCCCTCCGATGGGGATGATGCCCGCGGGGCAGGCTGCGCTCGGCACGCGCGTGCAGTTCAATGGAGACGGCGGCAACCTCTTCAAGACGTACCTGCTCTACGGCGTGGCGCCGCTGCTCGGCGCGTACGTGGTGGCGGGCATTCCGCTCGGGCTCGGCATTGCGCTCGTCGATAGCATCGGCGGTGGCGCCGTCGTGTTCATGCTGATCGGCGCGCTGATCCTCATGGCCGCGCTCGTGATCACGCCGTCGCTCTTCATGCACAAGTTCGAGGAGTTCTACTACGAGGCGATGGTCATCGACGGCCAGCGCGTGCAGTACGTGGGCAAGCTCGGCGAGTTCATGAAGGTGCAGTTCGTCAATCGCCTGCTCATCGGCCTCACCTTCGGCATCTACACGCCGTGGGCGATGGTGAAGACGAAGAAGTTCCTCTGCGAGAACACGCTCGTCAATGGCCAGCCCGGTCGGCTCACGTTCGACGGCGACCCGAGCGCGCTCCTCGGCACGTACCTCGTCGGCTCGATTCTCCTGACCTGCACCCTCGGCATTTACGGTCCGTGGTTCGCGAACAACCTCTTCGCGTTCATGTGGGACAACACCAAGCTCGACGGCCGTCCCTTCCGCTTCCAGAAGGATCCGGGCGGGTTCTTTGGGACGTACCTGCTGGCGATGATCCTGAGCAACGTGACCTGCGGCATCTACCTG